In Micropterus dolomieu isolate WLL.071019.BEF.003 ecotype Adirondacks linkage group LG17, ASM2129224v1, whole genome shotgun sequence, one genomic interval encodes:
- the LOC123986374 gene encoding T-cell surface glycoprotein CD3 epsilon chain-like isoform X3, whose product MTCPKEGTWHGESLNNSETKEQTMTLTYGNDMKEFYCTYGDTKYYFYVKGKACDNCYELDAMLFWLAITVDVIGTVLVMMIIYRCTKQKSSTGLTPASKPPARQGGRAPPVPSPDYELLNPRTISQDAYSVVNRMG is encoded by the exons ATGACCTGTCCAAAAGAGGGGACCTGGCATGGCGAATCACTAAATAACAgtgaaacaaaagaacaaacaatGACACTTACGTATGGGAATGATATGAAAGAATTTTACTGTACATATGGagacacaaaatattatttctACGTGAAAGGAAAGG CGTGTGATAACTGTTATGAGCTGGACGCAATGTTGTTTTGGCTGGCCATCACTGTGGATGTGATCGGGACAGTACTGGTGATGATGATTATCTACAGGTGCACCAAGCAGAAAAGCTCAACTGGACTTACTCCTGCTTCCAAAC CTCCCGCTCGTCAAGGAGGCCGGGCCCCACCTGTCCCATCTCCTGACTATGAG TTACTGAACCCTCGCACAATCTCCCAGGATGCTTACTCTGTCGTGAACAGGATGGGATAG
- the LOC123986374 gene encoding T-cell surface glycoprotein CD3 epsilon chain-like isoform X2 — MGVQAVLAVLLLFTAIVKAQEGVTFWRNTFTMTCPKEGTWHGESLNNSETKEQTMTLTYGNDMKEFYCTYGDTKYYFYVKGKACDNCYELDAMLFWLAITVDVIGTVLVMMIIYRCTKQKSSTGLTPASKPPARQGGRAPPVPSPDYELLNPRTISQDAYSVVNRMG, encoded by the exons ATGGGTGTTCAGGCCGTGCTCGCTGTCCTCCTTCTGTTCACAGCTATCGTGAAGGCTCAAGAAG GAGTAACATTCTGGAGGAACACATTCACAATGACCTGTCCAAAAGAGGGGACCTGGCATGGCGAATCACTAAATAACAgtgaaacaaaagaacaaacaatGACACTTACGTATGGGAATGATATGAAAGAATTTTACTGTACATATGGagacacaaaatattatttctACGTGAAAGGAAAGG CGTGTGATAACTGTTATGAGCTGGACGCAATGTTGTTTTGGCTGGCCATCACTGTGGATGTGATCGGGACAGTACTGGTGATGATGATTATCTACAGGTGCACCAAGCAGAAAAGCTCAACTGGACTTACTCCTGCTTCCAAAC CTCCCGCTCGTCAAGGAGGCCGGGCCCCACCTGTCCCATCTCCTGACTATGAG TTACTGAACCCTCGCACAATCTCCCAGGATGCTTACTCTGTCGTGAACAGGATGGGATAG
- the LOC123986666 gene encoding transmembrane protein 25 isoform X1 yields the protein MQSYYNNTDPLLTGAIEPAPKIDGRHKAAVTLQENMTHRFNCQSGGWDPRAPPLLTWYLNGEQQREPHRGRLVMTSQEDSEVMRPGTNHNSTFSLRARKWDRELVCVASNPRTGESYNATVTLNVQFQPEILRVNAHYSETSEPGLSLVLFALVRSNPPATITFVDQSGQLVANTSDFLILDSRSYPWLTNHTLKVMLSNLSGNVSLNASNSVGTVQSNLTLAEFLQSRVEVPMLGIVTGGAMAFMALLILSLIVLCLMQKNKIKSFDEPVEILMTKKSDSANLKAEKADKTHIPRENMSLPSNMQLNDLSTLRKAREAAQQNSVGEKKEEEEEDLSLAYAARGFARYPMVGYIYKVNSTSSEEIWL from the exons ATGCAGTCCTATTACAACAATACTGATCCTTTACTCACAGGTGCAATTGAGCCCGCCCCCAAAATTGACGGACGGCACAAGGCAGCTGTGACATTGCAGGAGAACATGACACACCGGTTCAACTGCCAATCAGGTGGCTGGGATCCCCGTGCCCCTCCCTTGCTTACCTGGTACCTGAACggggagcagcagagagagccCCACCGTGGGCGCCTGGTGATGACGTCGCAGGAAGATTCTGAGGTCATGAGACCGGGAACCAATCACAACAGCACCTTCTCTCTGCGGGCCAGGAAGTGGGACAGGGAGCTAGTGTGTGTCGCATCGAATCCCAGGACAGGAGAGAGTTACAATGCCACGGTCACACTCAATGTCCAAT TTCAGCCAGAGATCCTCAGGGTAAACGCCCACTACAGTGAAACCTCAGAACCCGGCCTCTCCCTGGTCCTCTTCGCCTTGGTAAGGTCTAACCCGCCCGCCACCATCACTTTTGTGGACCAGTCCGGCCAGCTGGTAGCCAACACCTCTGACTTCCTCATCCTGGACTCACGAAGCTATCCCTGGTTGACCAATCACACGCTGAAGGTCATGCTCAGTAACCTATCAGGGAATGTCTCGCTCAACGCCAGCAACAGTGTGGGAACTGTGCAGAGTAACCTAACACTGGCAG AGTTCCTTCAGTCTCGTGTGGAGGTGCCCATGCTGGGAATAGTGACTGGGGGAGCCATGGCCTTCATGGCCCTCCTCATCCTCAGTCTGATAGTTCTCTGCCTcatgcaaaaaaacaagatcAAGTCCTTTG ATGAGCCAGTGGAGATTCTGATGACCAAGAAAAG TGACTCTGCCAATCTGAAGGCAGAGAAAGCTGATAAGACCCACATCCCGAGAGAGAACATGTCTCTGCCTTCTAACATGCAGCTCAACGACCTCAGCACTTTGAGAAAAG CCCGAGAGGCGGCCCAGCAGAATAGTGTGGGTgagaagaaggaagaggaggaggaagatctGTCTTTAGCCTATGCTGCTAGAG GTTTTGCCCGATATCCGATGGTGGGCTACATCTATAAAGTGAACAGCACAAGCAGCGAGGAGATCTGGCTGTGA
- the LOC123986666 gene encoding transmembrane protein 25 isoform X2, translated as MQSYYNNTDPLLTGAIEPAPKIDGRHKAAVTLQENMTHRFNCQSGGWDPRAPPLLTWYLNGEQQREPHRGRLVMTSQEDSEVMRPGTNHNSTFSLRARKWDRELVCVASNPRTGESYNATVTLNVQFQPEILRVNAHYSETSEPGLSLVLFALVRSNPPATITFVDQSGQLVANTSDFLILDSRSYPWLTNHTLKVMLSNLSGNVSLNASNSVGTVQSNLTLAEFLQSRVEVPMLGIVTGGAMAFMALLILSLIVLCLMQKNKIKSFDEPVEILMTKKSDSANLKAEKADKTHIPRENMSLPSNMQLNDLSTLRKGFARYPMVGYIYKVNSTSSEEIWL; from the exons ATGCAGTCCTATTACAACAATACTGATCCTTTACTCACAGGTGCAATTGAGCCCGCCCCCAAAATTGACGGACGGCACAAGGCAGCTGTGACATTGCAGGAGAACATGACACACCGGTTCAACTGCCAATCAGGTGGCTGGGATCCCCGTGCCCCTCCCTTGCTTACCTGGTACCTGAACggggagcagcagagagagccCCACCGTGGGCGCCTGGTGATGACGTCGCAGGAAGATTCTGAGGTCATGAGACCGGGAACCAATCACAACAGCACCTTCTCTCTGCGGGCCAGGAAGTGGGACAGGGAGCTAGTGTGTGTCGCATCGAATCCCAGGACAGGAGAGAGTTACAATGCCACGGTCACACTCAATGTCCAAT TTCAGCCAGAGATCCTCAGGGTAAACGCCCACTACAGTGAAACCTCAGAACCCGGCCTCTCCCTGGTCCTCTTCGCCTTGGTAAGGTCTAACCCGCCCGCCACCATCACTTTTGTGGACCAGTCCGGCCAGCTGGTAGCCAACACCTCTGACTTCCTCATCCTGGACTCACGAAGCTATCCCTGGTTGACCAATCACACGCTGAAGGTCATGCTCAGTAACCTATCAGGGAATGTCTCGCTCAACGCCAGCAACAGTGTGGGAACTGTGCAGAGTAACCTAACACTGGCAG AGTTCCTTCAGTCTCGTGTGGAGGTGCCCATGCTGGGAATAGTGACTGGGGGAGCCATGGCCTTCATGGCCCTCCTCATCCTCAGTCTGATAGTTCTCTGCCTcatgcaaaaaaacaagatcAAGTCCTTTG ATGAGCCAGTGGAGATTCTGATGACCAAGAAAAG TGACTCTGCCAATCTGAAGGCAGAGAAAGCTGATAAGACCCACATCCCGAGAGAGAACATGTCTCTGCCTTCTAACATGCAGCTCAACGACCTCAGCACTTTGAGAAAAG GTTTTGCCCGATATCCGATGGTGGGCTACATCTATAAAGTGAACAGCACAAGCAGCGAGGAGATCTGGCTGTGA
- the LOC123986667 gene encoding T-cell surface glycoprotein CD3 delta chain-like produces MKCQVVFPACLLLLWTLTASVSSNSGETDKITVTSVSDGIKVSCDGSTVQLKNGSSGQSLKLEYNDENTGEYSCENGKTKIFVKFRTCDNCIELDPTSIFGLVAGDVLATIMIGWAVYLVASQTRSGPIASHKKGSDRQHLVPNEVSNRGSSDHYQPLRHQGGKKETYDVLNRR; encoded by the exons ATGAAATGTCAAGTAGtgtttcctgcctgtctgctgctgctttggACACTGACAG CATCTGTCAGTAGTAATTCAG GAGAAACGGACAAGAtaactgtgacatctgtgtctGATGGGATAAAGGTGTCCTGTGACGGAAGTACAGTTCAATTAAAAAATGGTTCAAGTGGTCAATCCTTGAAATTGGAATACAATGATGAGAACACAGGAGAGTACTcttgtgaaaatggaaaaacaaaaatctttgtGAAATTTCGGA CCTGTGATAATTGCATAGAGCTCGACCCGACTTCAATATTTGGACTAGTTGCTGGAGACGTGCTGGCTACAATTATGATTGGGTGGGCTGTCTATCTTGTTGCGTCTCAGACTCGCAGCGGTCCAATTGCCTCTCACAAGAAAG GCTCTGATAGACAGCATCTCGTTCCTAACGAAGTGAGCAACAGAGGCTCCAGTGACCATTACCAG CCTCTGAGACACCAAGGTGGTAAAAAAGAAACGTATGATGTTCTGAACAGAAGATAG
- the LOC123986374 gene encoding T-cell surface glycoprotein CD3 epsilon chain-like isoform X1, with amino-acid sequence MGVQAVLAVLLLFTAIVKAQEGGVTFWRNTFTMTCPKEGTWHGESLNNSETKEQTMTLTYGNDMKEFYCTYGDTKYYFYVKGKACDNCYELDAMLFWLAITVDVIGTVLVMMIIYRCTKQKSSTGLTPASKPPARQGGRAPPVPSPDYELLNPRTISQDAYSVVNRMG; translated from the exons ATGGGTGTTCAGGCCGTGCTCGCTGTCCTCCTTCTGTTCACAGCTATCGTGAAGGCTCAAGAAG GAGGAGTAACATTCTGGAGGAACACATTCACAATGACCTGTCCAAAAGAGGGGACCTGGCATGGCGAATCACTAAATAACAgtgaaacaaaagaacaaacaatGACACTTACGTATGGGAATGATATGAAAGAATTTTACTGTACATATGGagacacaaaatattatttctACGTGAAAGGAAAGG CGTGTGATAACTGTTATGAGCTGGACGCAATGTTGTTTTGGCTGGCCATCACTGTGGATGTGATCGGGACAGTACTGGTGATGATGATTATCTACAGGTGCACCAAGCAGAAAAGCTCAACTGGACTTACTCCTGCTTCCAAAC CTCCCGCTCGTCAAGGAGGCCGGGCCCCACCTGTCCCATCTCCTGACTATGAG TTACTGAACCCTCGCACAATCTCCCAGGATGCTTACTCTGTCGTGAACAGGATGGGATAG